The DNA window TTGccaaattaaaattcaaattgttaactttatgatatataataaattataattagcataatatatagaaccaaataaactgaaacaaatttttttaaaaaatatatccaAACACCACGTATAAGACATAATAAACTAAAAATCAATCAAATTGTGGACTTTGTCAAtgcataaatcataatttatataaaCTAAGCATACTAAAgataaataattatcaattgAAAATATCGTGACTAACTCATCAAAACAACATCAAAACTAaagaaataataatattgatagtaaaatataactcataatattatatttaaataatatttaaaaacctATATAATCTTTTTACTTTTGTTTTTAGAATTTTATATCATAGacaattaattttatatcagaatctATCTTTTATAAACTATATCGatgaatattaatttttgttaaatataattttaaaataataaataaatcaacataTGTAATGaaatagacatttaaataagattatatggtaaatatcaataaaatttaataaactcatagaataattataaaatatagaTTTTAAATTACTGGTATGATTTTcacataaaaatttgaaatataactgaagaaataaacttgcataaaaaatattattttttgtatttgttgaattagttagtttgatttcaaaataaataaagatgtTAAAATATCATACGTAAAAAATGTAGAGAGAAAATTAAAaagataaaacatttaaatgcaGTATAAAGATAGgtatttgataaaattaatataagaGTTACATTCTATTCTTGAAATGtataaaatgttaattttgtcattgaaACAATTGGAAAACAAATGTCTTTtatccacacttttataggaatatagatagatataaatttaaaattcttaAATCTATAAATATATTCGTCTAAAGCATGTTTTCCATGCATCATATAGCAAGTACATAAATCGAACTTCCACTAAGAATACAACTTGTATGAAATAAGTCGAGGGAGTGATTGCATAGAATCAATGGTCCAAAAGCCACATTACACAATGAAGTACATAGAATTACAAACAAATCATTATTCATAAGTTCCATCATGACAAGAATCGAGTAGGATCATCATTTAAATACCATTCATGACTCCCGAGTTCTGATTTTAAACCAAGAGGGAACCTTCCATCACTGCTATGGCTTTTCCTCGAAGCAGCACCCGCTGATTCTTCTCATCAAGATGCAGATTAATTACGCCACCTCTAGGAGATGCCTAATTTAAACAGGTAAAGTTAGCATGGCGAATACTAGCTAGGTAGAGAAATAATAATTGAAACAAGAATTTCCTGTGATACCAAGTGGCTTTTTACCTGATAAGCTAAAAAATCACATTTTCCAAGCTTCTTGCTCCAGTATGGTGCCAGAGCACAATGTGCACTTCCACATACAGGATCCTAATCAAACATTGAAGCTTCAGTGATCCAATTCAAAAATGTAAATCAACTATAACATGCACTACTATGTGACTCTCTGTGCAGGTATGCTTTCGTATCCGATAAATAGCTAGACCTGGGGAATACAAATCAAGACACTAACTTTCTTTCTGCCGTACTTTTTAGGTGGAAATATTTCAAATCTATGGAGAGATGAAGAATGGAAACGTAAAAGTGATGCATACAGTTCCAAGTTAGTGAGAATAAAATTTCAGCAGCTTACCTCATTCAACCCCAGCTTTGGGCAGAAAAATCGACTATAAAAGTCGAATCTTGATCCAGGAGGAGCGGGCCCGGTGATGATTATCCCGCTCCCTGAACAtttttgtatttcatcaaatagcgGCTCTACTTCCACAACTGCATCTCCCGATGGGAGCTCCACCTAACATATCGCAAAAGTGAACAGCATTTCAAGAAAAACAGACAAATGATCCTTTCCTAAATATATAGACTTCCACCTCCTTAGAATTGACGCTCCTCCCAGAATGTAACCAACCAAGCTTTATAAAGAAAATACCATTTTGATCTCATTATCCACCACATTGTTCATGATATTCGATATATGCACATATGGTAAGAAAGTAGCCTGTTTTCAGACTTCAGAAATTCAGTGATGCAACAACAGTTGTTAAAATTAAGAGCTAATGGAATACATACTAAGAGGTCATCGCTTGCAGTTGTTTTATGTATCTCAATAACAGAAGCACCGCTCAAGCTTTTAGAAATGGTTGAAACCTCATCAGCACCATCAAATTTCGTTATTGAGACCACTGGAAAATCCAGTTCAATGAGGAAACTCTCACGTGCATTACCACTTGGAAGGTTGGATGGATCCGGTACTCTTTTGGCTGTCAATATCCCCGAAAGAGTTGAAAATTCAATCACATCAGAACTCACCAGTCCATATACAAAGAGAAAATGAGCTGCTGCTAAAGTTGCATGTCCACAGAGTTTGACCTGCATACAAGTAACAACCAACAATGTACCATCAAAAGGGAAAGTATTGCCAGCAGATACAAGGCACACCATTGGATATGGCCAGTCTCTAATCAAATACGATCCATAAATGAGCTGACTCTAGTTTTGATACTCAAAAGTTACTACGGGCATACCGAGTTACCAGCCGTTGCTCATCTTTGGAGCAcaagaagaaaattaaaaggGTTTAATCAGCAGTTAACAAAGACATCATTGTGTGAAGACATAAGGTGGAACAAGCAGGTAGCACACGGGGCAGTTGTCGCCTAAAACTTCCCATTGCATCTCACCTCATGGAGAAGATATCATCTAATAtttcgaaaacaacaagaatCACATTTCGAAACTCCTTTCTACGGAGATCACAAGCTAAAACCAACCCTCCAAATTTGGGTCAAGTAGAATGAAGGGGTAGGGGCAGAGTAAAAAGTTCTGAAATAAACCCAGTAGCTGATGATCAGTAAATCCTTCCATGTTAAAGAAGTGGAAACGGGTGGTTCATGGTGATTTGAAATTATCTAATGGTTAATTGAATACGAGCAAGAAAAAAGAGCCGGACCTCAGCAACAGGAGTGAACCAGCGAAGACGAAACCTGGGGACGTCGGGTGATTCAGCAAGCCGAGTCAAGTAACAAGTCTCGGATATGTTAAACTCAGATGCCACCGCCTGCAGCCACTCTTCATCTCTCTCCTCTTCCAAGAAGCAAACCGCCGCTGGGTTTCCCTTGAATGCGGCGTCGGTAAATGCATCTACCTGATGCATCAGACATTAATCAAAGAAATTCGAAATGAAGAAAAGAAGAAACAACACCACCCACCACGCAGTATCTGACGGGGATCTTGGCCATGTCGTAATTTCGAGGAAGAACAAGATGAGTGAATGACTGACTACATATACCAAGATTctcgttaaaaaaaaaaaatctaacttCATATTATTTCTTGTCAACCAAGAActgaattaaatattaaaaaaataacttctccttttccttttcttctTCCCCAGGCAGGACGACCAAGACTGAAGAGTCGTGTGTCGACTGTCGTGATCGATTACGGGTCGGATTCGAGGCATGTAACCCAGTTTATTTATTTGTTCAATTATaaatatgaaataaaataataataataataataataactataATAAAACTAAACTTGTGCTGCATATTTTAAAAAAGGTAAAGATTGCACGAATATGGAGCGATTGAGTGAGAATAAAACTTTATAATAATATGCTGAAAAGTGAAATCCCCCTAAACCAATCATCAACTTGCCCGTGTGAAGAAATGAGGCATTTTCTACACACAAACATACATATTACAGTGTCTGAATTGACGACGCCATTCTCAAATCTTTACATAAATTAAGATAATGCACAAATTGGTTTCATAGTGTACATTCATTCATGGCAAGAAACAAATCATCAAAACCCTTCTCTTTCACCATTTTCAGAAACTTGCGAAGCGTGATGTTCGGAAGTTCGCTGGAACCAGACCGTTTCTTTCTTATCTCTGTCATCTTCGAGGGTTTAGTGCCATGCGATTGGGCGACTCTGGACGAAACCAAGTTGTAGAACTGTTGAGAAAGGAATTATTTTTTGTCAGAAATTCAAGAAATAAATGGATGGAAGTTTTAGATGCATTAAAATTCCCTGGTTTTCTTGATGTGTTATTCCAAGTTAACTGTGAAAACCTGGAAATATCGCAGTTGAATGAATACCTCACAAACACCATGTAGTAGTAACCGACCGATGGAAAGGGTCTTGCACATGTAAAACAAGAACATCTCCTTCCTCACTCTCTTTAACAAATGCGCGTAAACATTCCAGAATCAAATCATCTTTTTGGTTACTTGTTAAGAATCATAGCCATGAAACCAGAAAAGGGGCCACGGTTCACAGAACAAAGACGAGACTCCAACATGCACCACTCAATAATGCTAAAAACTAGAACCCAAGAAACAGGTATATTGTAGAATCAAAATTCATCGTACATCACCACATGGACAACAAGCGTTTAAATAGAGCAACAACAATGAACGAGGGGTAGAAAAATAAATTCGATCCAATAGATCTAAAATATACCTCATATCCATTGATCAATTCCAAAAGAAAAGATTGGCGGAGTGCCTCTCTAGTTCTACAATCTATCCTACGTCAAGCAGTCATCACAGCAACTTTATCTGCGTCTATATCACCTGTATGCTTTGATGATGAACTGTCAAGGGATTCTATGATAGATGCCCATCAAAACAGAAAAACAAGTTTAAAAAGTCAGTACGGGCATGACCGGCAACAAGAAACTAGAACTAAAAGCAACATAGAAGTCACAAATAGAAAGAGAATAACAGAGATCTATCAAGTAGAAATCAAGAACTGGAAAAGCATAAAAGCAAAATGCTGGATGATATGATTTTTAGAACATTAGAGTGGAATCTTTACACTATATGCCAAggaaaatgcttcaa is part of the Primulina eburnea isolate SZY01 chromosome 1, ASM2296580v1, whole genome shotgun sequence genome and encodes:
- the LOC140831998 gene encoding uncharacterized protein isoform X1, with amino-acid sequence MAKIPVRYCVVDAFTDAAFKGNPAAVCFLEEERDEEWLQAVASEFNISETCYLTRLAESPDVPRFRLRWFTPVAEVKLCGHATLAAAHFLFVYGLVSSDVIEFSTLSGILTAKRVPDPSNLPSGNARESFLIELDFPVVSITKFDGADEVSTISKSLSGASVIEIHKTTASDDLLVELPSGDAVVEVEPLFDEIQKCSGSGIIITGPAPPGSRFDFYSRFFCPKLGLNEDPVCGSAHCALAPYWSKKLGKCDFLAYQASPRGGVINLHLDEKNQRVLLRGKAIAVMEGSLLV
- the LOC140831998 gene encoding uncharacterized protein isoform X2 — translated: MAKIPVRYCVVDAFTDAAFKGNPAAVCFLEEERDEEWLQAVASEFNISETCYLTRLAESPDVPRFRLRWFTPVAEVKLCGHATLAAAHFLFVYGLVSSDVIEFSTLSGILTAKRVPDPSNLPSGNARESFLIELDFPVVSITKFDGADEVSTISKSLSGASVIEIHKTTASDDLLVELPSGDAVVEVEPLFDEIQKCSGSGIIITGPAPPGSRFDFYSRFFCPKLGLNEDPVCGSAHCALAPYWSKKLGKCDFLAYQASPRGGVINLHLDEKNQRVLLRGKAIAVMEGSLLV